The Alteripontixanthobacter sp. genome has a window encoding:
- a CDS encoding YqaE/Pmp3 family membrane protein, which yields MPIIILIATILLPPLGVALKHGLSNDFWINLILTIIFFVPGLIHGIYVNFLR from the coding sequence ATGCCCATCATCATTCTTATCGCCACCATCCTGTTGCCGCCGCTGGGCGTGGCGCTGAAGCATGGGCTGAGCAACGATTTCTGGATCAACCTGATCCTCACGATCATCTTTTTCGTACCAGGCCTGATCCACGGCATTTACGTCAACTTCCTGCGTTAA
- a CDS encoding thymidylate synthase encodes MPADSPLRDSRLADSPHPEQQYLDLMRRIWTKGSEQVDRTGVGTRSVFGTMLRFDLAGGAMPLITTKRVFWKTATREMLWFLTGNTNIRPLVLQGVKIWNEWPHANYLRETGDEISLEEFVGRIADDEGFAASWGDLGPVYGKQWVDWPTYEAAHDGTYRQGEGINQVAQVIESLRNNPGSRRHIIEGWNVAELDQMALPPCHKTYQFQVQGNRLNCALYQRSCDVALGLPFNLWSGALLQRMIAQQTDLEPGEFVWMGGDTHLYLNHEHLVTEQLSREPQGCPTLDLKRRPETIFDYAIEDFEVSGYTPHGAIKAPVAV; translated from the coding sequence ATGCCCGCCGATTCTCCGCTCCGCGATTCTCGACTTGCCGATTCCCCTCATCCGGAACAGCAATATCTCGATCTGATGCGCCGCATCTGGACCAAGGGGAGCGAGCAGGTCGACCGTACGGGCGTAGGCACGCGGTCGGTGTTCGGCACTATGCTGCGCTTCGATCTGGCGGGCGGGGCCATGCCGCTGATCACGACCAAGCGGGTTTTCTGGAAAACCGCCACGCGCGAAATGCTGTGGTTCCTCACCGGCAACACCAATATTCGCCCACTGGTGCTGCAGGGGGTGAAGATATGGAATGAATGGCCGCACGCCAACTATCTGCGCGAAACCGGCGACGAGATTTCGCTGGAGGAATTCGTCGGCCGGATCGCCGATGACGAGGGTTTTGCAGCAAGTTGGGGCGATCTGGGACCGGTCTATGGCAAGCAATGGGTCGATTGGCCGACTTACGAGGCTGCGCATGATGGCACCTATCGCCAGGGCGAGGGGATCAACCAGGTCGCGCAGGTCATCGAATCACTGCGCAACAATCCGGGCAGCAGGCGGCATATCATCGAAGGCTGGAACGTGGCGGAGCTGGACCAGATGGCGCTGCCGCCCTGTCACAAGACCTACCAGTTCCAGGTCCAGGGAAACCGGCTGAACTGCGCGCTTTACCAGCGCAGCTGCGACGTGGCGCTCGGGCTGCCGTTCAACCTGTGGTCGGGCGCGCTGCTGCAGCGGATGATTGCGCAGCAGACCGATTTGGAGCCGGGCGAATTCGTCTGGATGGGCGGGGATACGCATCTCTATCTCAACCACGAACATCTGGTTACCGAGCAGTTGAGCCGGGAACCGCAAGGCTGCCCGACGCTTGATTTGAAGCGGCGTCCCGAAACGATTTTCGATTACGCGATCGAGGATTTCGAAGTTTCCGGTTACACACCGCACGGTGCGATCAAGGCACCCGTCGCAGTTTGA